The genome window GCCACACATTTTACCAAAATACAAAATCCACACCTGAATATAACATTATTTCATtcatatttaaacttttaaaattacatttaaacacaacaacGGTCGCTGACTTCATAAGAAATCAACGTCATCTCAATTTACCAAAACACAAAATTCAAACCTGAactattttttttcattcatattcagacttaaaaaaaataattaaaaacatctcttaACCCATCCGTAACccgataataatattaataataaaaataaaaacacctaccTGATAACTTGTATTTTCTCCACAGATTCCCCTTCGTAGGCTAATGTTGACCATTCTTATATTCCGTTAAtagaaacattttcacacaaccaCCCGCGTGTAAACGAGACTTTTGAAATGTATTGATACTAccgtatattattttaaactgtatgtACTAATATCTTATTTATTGATGTGTAATCTTTAACTCCACGCTAATATATTCAGGCGGCGCCGCTTCAGCCGTTGGGATTCGAACTCCTCCAGTTTGAATTGGCAGCTCGCGCTGCTCAGGGTCCGCGCCGCTgtgttgtttgttcatttttggcGGGCAATGCCGAGGAGATGTAAACGGTAAAAGCCCTCAATAAAAGCACATCCTTACAGGTGTCGATACAAACAGCAGCAGCCCGGGGCTTCTCCTACCAGTTCTCTCCTCTTCAGTAGTCAGCGCCGTCATTTTCTTCCCCCCCGAGTTGTTCTCCCGTCTGCAGCGTCACGGAGGAGTGTATCGGGGTTTGAACAGGTGGCGTTACTGTGGGTTTGATGTGGAGCGGTGAAACCTCAAATACAGTCCCGGAGCGGGACCGCTGCAATGCGCGCACTGCAGCCTAAACTAGACACCCCCCAGACTGaccccctgcacagcacagcctgcCTTTGCGTATCAAGCGCAGCCTCGTCTCTGGAATTGCAGGGGGACTCAAAACTGCGGATTCAAAAAatacaatcaattaaataaaaaaataaccaccCTGTGTGTGAGTAATTGCAGTGAGAAGCATTGCGAGTGATTGCACGCATCATAACAAGGTAAGGGGACAGTAACAAGACAATGGCATCTGAAGCTTTAACATGAACAGCAGCCTTATATAAAACCGCAGCAGCGAGACCCTAACCTGCTGTTCTGTTAGCGGAGTCCTTTAAAATCACCGGGATACGAAACTGTgtcaataaacacacagacatttCCCACCCGCTGGTACACGGCTGCGTTTTCTAGGAGGCGTTTTTATAACACAAAGATTCGACTCATGAGAATAAAGTCTGCTACTCACTGGCTGATTGAACAACAGTTTTTGAAGACCGCGTTGTGTTTAATCCATCAACACAGACTTCTATAAAGGCTTCAGTATTTCACAGATGTCAGCTTTGTGTCGCTAGTGCTGATTAAACACAGCAATGATCATGATCTCATTAGCAGCTATCGCACCTGCTGACGGCAACAGCATTTTACACCAGAATATGCATTCAGAGAAATGACAAATAAAAACGGGACGAGGTTTTAAAAGTGTGatattattgtgtattattattcatgACTTTATTATCTCCTGAGTAGACATCTCTTTACAACGCTGTCTCAGGGAATCAGAGCAcagacaatacacacacacacacacacacaccataggAAAACATGTTATACACACAATCAATATACAagagtgccacacacacacagacacacacacacacacagtttgtaATAGAGTCGGATGTTTTCAATAGTGAAGCAGCTGACCTTGTTCTGCAGCTCGGAGCCCAAGGCTAACACGAGGGCTGGTTACTGATACACATCTTTACAAGAACACCACAGGACGCCctttattttaaaaggtgtttatctcacttacaaatacatcttatgaacaatatatataatatattgtgtaaaatatgctcaaatatatgtgaAAGCCatgttcttttattctaatacgattggtcagataaaaaaaaaacattttattaacaagtaataaaaaattctattattattatttatttcttagcagacgcccttatccagggtgacttacaattgttacaagatatcacattatttttacatacaattccccatttatacagttgggtttttactggagcaatctaggtaacgtaccttgctcaagggtacagcagcagtgtcccccacctgggattgaacccacgaccctccggtcaagagtccagagccctaaccactactccacactgctgcccggttgAAATACTCAGGACCTAGGCAAAACACATTCTATtgacagtgagtcagtcagtgacagagctgggatttgaaccagtgtcctcctggttacaagccctggagtttaaccactggaccgcactgccTCCTAGATTCACAGCCGTTCATCTGTCACTGTGATTCTGTAGAGAGATTTTCCATTCACCAGCTCGCAGTGGTTTCTAGACATTGATTCAAATCCATTGATAAAGTGTGCATTTCCCAGCGCGTTACAGCTTCGCAAGAGGCTCACAGTGCTCTCCTCAAACCTGACACTGTGCTGTAGAAAGCAAGGCTCTGGATATACAGCCGTGGAGACAAACACAATCATATTTAACAACATGTCATTATAATGAGCTGCTTGATGAAGCTTTTCCTAATCGCATAAAAAGGGCGAGGACTACGAGAACACTTGGATGTCTCTTTAGTCAAGAAAGACAGCTGGCTTTTAATGTCACCCAGACAGGAAATGTCGTGTCGTCATGTGACTCGGGGGTACCTCCCACACATTTCTTTCTGTCAGCTGTGAGCCCTGGAGTGGCACGGGGGGTGAGGTTAGGAGTTTATTTGAGCtctctgcttctgtgtgtgtgtgtgtctgagctcTCTGCTACTCCTGCCCTGGCTGCTCCTCCTATCACAGATCCTACTTGTGCTCCTGCTACAGATCCAatagcagctcctgctgcagctcccAATGGACCCCTCAGAGCTCCTCCTGCTGCCCCTAGCAGTGCCCCTGCCACTCCTCCCAGTAATACTGCTGCTGGCTTCACATAGTGCTTCACAAGCTGGCTGGACCTCTCTGCTGCCCTTTCTCCTCTCGCTTCAGCTGGCTTTTCATATGTGCTTATAAACTCGTTGGCTCTCTCTGCTTCACCTCTAATGATTTCCTCGTAGCGCTGCCTGActtcctccatctctctcctgtgtttctcttcgtactctcccctctctctctcccccttctccatGCAATCCTCCTTCTCTCGCTCCgccctttctctctcctctctctttctcctcagcTCTTCCTCCAGTTTGATCCTGTGATTCTCTCCCTGTTCTTTCCTCAGCTCTTCCTCCAGCTCTCTTATCCtctcctccagctctctgatCTTTTCGTCTCGTTTCTGGATTTCCAATCTCATCTTCCTTTTCGTGTTCTCCAGTTCTATCAGGTGCTTTGCCCTCAGTTCATCTTCCTCCCTCAATATCGTCTCTTCCTTCTCCTTCAGTATCTCCTCTTGTCTTTGTCTGATCTTTGCTTCTGCTTGCTGGTACATCTCACTGGTGTAGTAGCTGCCGTTGTTtcccttcaccatgttgtctatcttgtccaggagctgtgtgacctgagtgtGATCGCTCCTGTCCTCAGtgttgagaacatgatacctgctcccacatttctcaacaagctgctggagctccTTGCTGCCTGTCTGAATATAATCCTCAATGGTCTTGCCTTtcagtttgtcactgtgtgtgaaaaGAAGCATCATGTACCTCCTCACAGCATCCTCACTGAATATCTCCTGGACTGTCTCCactgctctcctctcttcctctgtgaatcggcccacaggtatcaccaggaggaaagcgtggggtcccggggcagacagagaaacacagctcCTAATCTGGAGTTTGTCCTGAGAGAGCTCTGGAGTGTCGATCACAGCAACACGTCTCCCAGCCACTTGTCcttttctcttctcacactccctcgttACTGCAGAGGAGCTGGCTTCAGATCTGAACTcctctctgcccaggatggtgtttcctgctgcactcttcccAGCCCCAGTCTTCCCAAGCAGCACCATCCTCAGCTCAGGGGGGCTGGGAGGCGCTTGGGTATCTGCAAGGGGAGCCTCTCCTTCACCTCCAGACACTGAAAAACAACAAGTGTATTGTTTCAGAAAAGTGAACTGTCACATCTGTGACTGTGCTTGACTCTGCTCACAATGTCTCTAAAGCACCACAGATATTCTATGATTAACCTGAAAGTCAGATTTCTACATGAAATATTACTGTAGTATTCTGCAATATTGAAAACACTCTTTATAGAGAGTGACAGGATACAGAATGATTTATTGCTATTTTTTCTAATAGTTTATTTGCTATTATTTAAAGCATCAATCAATGTTTCTTTGTTCTAGAGCTGCAAGCAAGCTTCAATGTCACGACTAATAACACAGACTGACTGCAGTTCAATACAGCAGGTAAGCTAGCAATGATTTTGCCTCAAGAGGTCCCACAGAAAGACTGAACTTCGTATTTGCCTCAGAAAGATGATTTTACTGAACTGACAGTCGGGGGGGAATTAAAGGAATACTTACAGTTGGGACGATGTCCTTCCATGCTGTTCCTTCTCCTGACAGGCAGCTTGGATTCTTC of Acipenser ruthenus unplaced genomic scaffold, fAciRut3.2 maternal haplotype, whole genome shotgun sequence contains these proteins:
- the LOC117432713 gene encoding trichohyalin-like, giving the protein MAAAGFEPGAGRGIMAAEQESEETVSQELHSASELRIVLLGGWRDEKSSSGNTILDREEFRSGFSFCAVTRECVKRTGEVSGRLVTVVDTPHLLDTDQVEIERCVSLSAPGPHAFLLVIPVYEKEVIDTYRESIVEQDCKSFYKVQELFGERAVRNTMILFTYRDDLRGRTIEQHIEEAGEELQQLVEKCGNRYHVLNNEDRSDRTQVTQLLDKIDNMVKGSGGCYLPNEIYQEVDERIRLKEQELNEKHKEELSRKEEEMKQKYEEEQRRREEEMKQKYEEEQRRREEEMKQKYEEEQRRREDELMEKFRKQMKEEELEKEAEESKLPVRRRNSMEGHRPNLSGGEGEAPLADTQAPPSPPELRMVLLGKTGAGKSAAGNTILGREEFRSEASSSAVTRECEKRKGQVAGRRVAVIDTPELSQDKLQIRSCVSLSAPGPHAFLLVIPVGRFTEEERRAVETVQEIFSEDAVRRYMMLLFTHSDKLKGKTIEDYIQTGSKELQQLVEKCGSRYHVLNTEDRSDHTQVTQLLDKIDNMVKGNNGSYYTSEMYQQAEAKIRQRQEEILKEKEETILREEDELRAKHLIELENTKRKMRLEIQKRDEKIRELEERIRELEEELRKEQGENHRIKLEEELRRKREERERAEREKEDCMEKGERERGEYEEKHRREMEEVRQRYEEIIRGEAERANEFISTYEKPAEARGERAAERSSQLVKHYVKPAAVLLGGVAGALLGAAGGALRGPLGAAAGAAIGSVAGAQVGSVIGGAARAGVAESSDTHTHRSRELK